In the genome of Arthrobacter alpinus, the window TGCAACCCGGCCAGAGATCATCCCGCCGGTGAACCATTTCAGCCCTAGACGGGGACGTTGTAGGACAGCGAGGCCGGCACCGGCCCGCGTGTCCGCTGCCATCCCGGTTCCAAGAAACTGGACCACGCCCCTTGGCAGCGGTCGCGTCCGAACCTCGGTGGGTGTCCGTGCCTTGCCCTTTTTCTTAGAAAGTCCACCACAATCGCCGGTACACAGGATGCGGTGTCAGGGCAGGAAAAGGCCCCTGCCGACGTCGCAGTGGGACGGGCAGTATCGACCCGTCCGCGTTGCGGCGGCCGCCTGAATCCGCTGTTTGCGCCGGCGTAGTGCAATGTTGGGGACTGCCTCTCGATTTCTCAGTTGGGAGTCACCGCCATGTGCGCTCGCCGAATGGCTGGGCTGTTCCGACGAGGATGGACGCGGGCTTTTCAGTAATTCCTTGTGCAGAACCGCCTTCCCCATGCCGTTGTTTGCACCGAAACTTTCGATGCGGCTGTCGCACAGGAGACACATAATCGCCGAGCCTCGGGGTTGACCGACCACTATAGGGGTACGGTGAGGACATGAGGTCGAATCTGGGCCGAGTCCATCCTTGTGGGAACACCTCAGTTAGGGCGCAGCCATGCTGACCATCATTAGCTCTCTTCCTTCCAGTCCAGGCCTGCTCGTTTGCTCGTCCAGAGCGGCTATAGGGCTGCTTCTTGAACGCCAGGCGGTCGTTTCCCATGTGGCGTGAGGTTCTGAGGAATCGTGTTGAGGCCCTCCGTGAAGAGTTTCTCTCCACGGCCGAGGAGCTGCTTACCACCCAAGACCATGTCCAGGTGCTGCTGTCCGCCGTCGTTTCCATGGCGGAGGATAGCGGCTTGGACGCGGTCCTTGACCGAATCGTCTGCTCTGCATGTGAATTGGTGGGGGCACGATACGGTGCGTTGGGCGGCATGGATGGTGAGGAATCCCTAAGCCATTTCATCACCACCGAATTCGACCCGGAGCAAATTGGGGGTATCGAGGACCTGCCCACCGCCCAGGGGGTATTCGGAGACTTGATCGCTGTCCCTGCACACCACCCGTCCGTGAAGACTTTCCTGAGCATACCCCTCCGGGTTCGTGAGACTGTCCTCGGGAGCCTGTATCTGACAGAGAAGGTCGACGGCGGCGAATTCAGTGCCGAGGACGAGGCCCTGTGTACAGCCCTGGCTGCAGCTGCCGGCGTGGCAATTGAAAGCGCCCGCCTTTTTGAGGCCACCGCCCGCCGCCGCCAATGGCTTGAAGCCGGGGTCGAAGCCAACGAACGAATACTGGCTGGCAAGGACGACAGCAACGAACAAATTCTCGCGGTCATCGCCGGGCACGCGCTGGCAGCCGCCGATTCGGCCTTGGCGATCGTCGCCTTGATCACCCCGGATCGACAACGCCTCATCTGCCACACCACAGCCGGTGCCGGCACGTTCACGGCTGGGCAGGAAATAACTCTTCAACCACTCCTCACCAAGGTCCTCACCACGGGGGTCACAAGTGCCGTGCGCACCGCCGCTGAGGTATTCGGCCCCGGAGTCACGGCCCAGCTTGGACCCGCCCTGGTGGTGGGCCTGGATCTGGCAGATTTAGGCCCAGGTCTGCTCATCCTCGCACGCCCCGCGGGGGCGGTTGTCTATTCACAGGAGGATGCGGAAACCAGTATTCTCTTCAGCTCACGAGTTGCCCTGGCTGTTGAAATGGTCCACAACCGCCGGGAGAGGGAATCCCTATTAGTCTCCGAAGACCGGGACAGGATTGCCCGGGACCTGCACGACCGGGTCATCCAGAGGATCTTCGCGGCCGGACTGAGCCTGCAAAGTCTCCGCCAAGTCATCACCGATGAGCCTTCGCTTCGGCGTGTCACCTCGATCACCAGGGAGCTGGACGAATCGATTCGCGAACTCCGCGAAACCATCTATTCCCTCCACCATCCACAAAAGCTCCTGGAACCGCTCAGCCGCCGTGTCCTTTCCACCATTAGCCTGCTGACCCTCGACGCCAGCTTCAAACCCCGCATCGAGCTGGTTGGACCCCTCGACGGCGTGATCTCCGTGGCTGTGGCCGAAAGTTTGATAGCCGTGGTAACCGAAGGGCTCAGCAATGTGGTCAGGCATTCCGACGCCGTTGCCGTGGGTGTGAGCGTCAAAGTGGACCACACAATGGTGACACTGGAAATTACCGATAACGGCGACGGATTTGCCAACCCCGACCGCATGAGCGGTCTGGCCAACATGAAACACCGCGCCACAGCCTTGGGCGGGTCTTGCAGCATCGACAGCGTGTTGGGACAGGGTACTTCCCTGGCCTGGGCCGTGCCCCGCACCCAACCCACGTCCAGGGCTTCTTCATAGGCGCAAGCATTGATGGCCCACAATTGGTAGCCTGAGACCCCAGTGTGCCGAGATCGTGGTGGTTACTTCAACGTCACTTTCAAGGATGATTGCAAGAGTTCACAATGGGCGGTCTTCTCCGCAAAATGCCCGTCACATCAGTCATTGGAGCGAGACGGCATCAATTGCCACGCCATCCACCACGAGGGCCACGCCCGCTATGAGCTCAGCGATCCCCGCCCCTCCTTGGTGGACCCGTTGCGAGCACGGCAGATCTGCGCCGAATCACACGTCGAACAGGTGCTCCAGGCCCAAGATTGTGGTGCCGTTCAGTGAGTTCATCGGCGATGAACTTGTACCCGAATGCAGGATCGACAGCACGGACATACAACGCAGCATTGATCACGTGCACATCATCCCAGTTCCACTCCGTCACAGGGATTCCCAGACCGTCTTGGTCCGTGACCAGCGGATAGTTCATTGGGCGTTAACATCCCGAGCAAGATAAGCGGCCGCCCGCCCCGACACACCACATTCTTGCTCGAGCATGCCATTGCGATTCTTCAGTTCACGATCTCCGTGCCGTAGGCAGCAGGCGTGCTCAACACCCTTCCATGAGCGCCACCTCGCTGGGGCAAGGAGTCAAATAGCTCCGGGTAGACCCAAAGGAGCCGAGCTGCGGTAATGGACTTCAACGTTAGTTCCGCGCGGTTTGTTCACCGCAGCGGGCGGATCCGGCTTTGTTTGGCTCAGTCAGATGGCCTCTGGCGCGGCGAGGCGGACGTCGCCTAGGACGCGGGCACTCGTCCGCGCCAATGCTCGGCGAGAGAGCAAGCGACTGCTCAGAGCGGTGACGTGGTTGAGCCGGCCTGAGACGATGCTCGGGCGGCCGTTTGCCTTGTCGAGCTCCCGGATCGCTGTTTCGATCACTTGTGTGGGTGTCTGTTGTTTTCCGACGGATGCCTCATCAGTGCCGACGACATCGAAGAACTCCGTTTTTGTCGAGCCTGGGCTCACAGCGAGCACGCGAAGCCCTGTGCCCCGGGCCTCGGCCCAGAGTGCCTCGGTGAAACTCAGCACGAATGCCTTGGTTGCTCCGTAGACAGCCATGCCGGGCGTCGGTTGATAGGCCGCGGTGCTCGCTACCATGATGAGCGCGCCACGGCCCTGAAGCAACTGGGGCATGAAGGCTCGGGAGAGCTCGACGACGGCGCCCACGTTTAGCTGCATCTCACCGGCCATGCGTTCCGGGTCGGCCTGGTCGAACGCACCGTGGCTCGCGAAGCCGGCATTGTTGATCAGTGAGGTGATACGGATTTTGCGGTGTTCCAGTTCGTTGCGCAAGGCGACCGCGGCACCACTAATTCCGAGGTCGGCTGGAAGTACCTCGATGTGCACGTTCGTTGCGGCACGCAGTTCCGATGCGAGTTCCTCAAGTCGTTCGGCTCGTCGGGCGACGAGCACCAGGTTCGATCCGCGCGCTGCGAACCGCCGGGCAAATTCGGCACCGAGACCTGAACTCGCGCCGGTGATCAGTGTGGTTCCCTCGCTGAGGTCTAGTTTCATAGTGGACTCCTTTGGTCGAAGCAGGCAATGTTGTCAGTGACATCATTCTGTAGGGACTCGTCCTTGTTGTCAATGTCAACATCGAGGTAGGATCAGCAGGTGCGCATTGACTCTTATCATCACGGCGATCTCCGCCGCACCCTGTTGGAAGCGGCTGCGGCCAGCATCGAGACCAATGGTGTTGAAGCGCTCTCGCTGCGGCAGTTAGCCCGCGATGCCGGTGTCAGCCATGCTGCTCCGAGTCGGCACTTCCGCGACAAGCAGGCGCTCCTGGATGCCCTTGCGGAAGATGGTTTCAACCGTCTGGCCGCATCTCTCGACGAGGCAACCAGTGGTGCGGCGACCACGTCGGAGGAAGCTCGACGACGATTCGATGACCTGGCGCGCAGCTATGTTGGGTTCGCTCTCGCCCAGCCCACGCTCTTGTCGCTCATGTTCAGTCTGAAGCACGCACCCAGCGCCCGCACTGAGCTCCTTGCCGCAGGACACGCCTCGATGGAACTGACGATGCGCGTCGTCGTGGCGGCTCAGGAGATCGGCGCGATCGGCCCCGGAGACCCGCAGCGCATAGCACTCGTCGCCTTCGCGACCTTCCACGGTGTCGCGACACTCACCTCTGGAGGCCTCCTTGACGAAGTGCCGGCAGAGGATCTAGTCGCGACCGCGAGTGAGCTTTTCTGGAACGGCCTCCAACCATGACCAGCCCCGCTGGCGTGACGTTGGGCTCAGTCGACCCGTGATATGACTACTTTTAGGGCCTTGGTTGTGGCTGCATTTGAAAATGTTTCGTAGGCTTCCATCATCTGGTCAAGAGGGAAAAAATGCGTGGCGAACCGTTCAGCCGGGATCTTGTTTGAGGCAACCAACTTGAGCAGCATGGGCGTCGTATTTGCATTGACCAAGCCCATGGTGATGGAGATGTTACGAATCCACAGCTCCTCCAGATGCAGTTCGACCGCTTTGCCATGGACGCCAACGTTGGCTACATGGCCACCGGGGCGAACGGCGTCCAGGGCCATCTCAAATGTCTCGGGTACACCAACGGCCTCAATGGCGACATCCACTCCGGCGCCATCGGTCAGTGCAAGAACCTGTTCCTTCCAGTTCGATGCGCCCGACACGACAGTGTCTGTGGCACCAAATGCCTTGGCCTGCTCCAACCGCCCGTGGTCAACATCAATGGCAATGACCGTCGCCGCCCCACATAGCCCGGCTGTCATCATCGCTGCAAGACCCACCGGACCGGCACCGATAACCGCCACCACATCCCCAGGTTTAACCTGGCCAGACAGCACGCCGATTTCGAACCCCGTGGGCAGAATGTCGGAGAGCATGACCGCCTGGACGTCTGTCACGCCGTCGGGCAGTTTGTGCAGGGAGTTGTCTGCGTACGGCACGCGCACGTATTCTGCCTGCGTCCCGTCAATCAGGTGGCCAAAAATCCAACCGATCCCGGGCGCACCCTCTGCTCCGAGACAGTGTGAAGGCAAGCTGGTGCGGCAATTGACACAGTGTCCGCATGACTTGATGCAGGAGATAATGACGCGGTCACCGACCGCGAAATCCTTGACGCCTGTGCCGGTTTCCGAAATGGTGCCCACACCTTCATGGCCCAAAATCCGGCCAACTTGGACGGCAGGAACGTCTCCCTTGAGAATGTGCAGATCCGTTCCGCAAATGGTTGTGGTGTCTATGCGGACAATGACGTCACCAGAATTCAGCACTTGCGGCATCGGAACTTCCATCCACTGTTTGACTCCGGGGCCCTGATAAACCAATGCTTTCATGGTGCGTCCTTTCGAAAGGAGGGGATACGCGGTCACCAGCGGTTCGGATTGGGGTGCACGCGACGGTTAGGGCCATGGGGCCTGCATTCGCGGGACTAGTCACCCGGAACCTTGCGTCCTGCGCAGGGCGGCACTGCCGGGTGAACCATAGCGACGGGGACGGGTAGCCAGTGCGGGGAGGGCCGCTATTCCAGTCCGGCACGGATTGCGGCGGCCAGAGGAACATTCCAAGTCATGGAGGCATCCAAGGTAATGCGTCGGCCCGTCACGGTTTCCGGAACAATACGGATCAGGTGGGTTTTTCCGACGCCCTGCCAAGGAAACAAGCCGCGAACGGTGGAGTTCAACTCGAGGCTTTCTGGTGAGGCATGTTCAGCGCGTCCCTTGATGACCACGCTCCAGGCTATTCCAAATTCGGCGCTAATAGCATCCGCTTCCACGGCGACATTCGCGTCTTCATCGATCGCGTGCAGCTTTGTGCCATAACCTGTCCGGAAGATGAGTGATTCTCCGTCGATTTCGTAGTTGACCGGGAATACATCGGGGCGACCGTTTACGTTCACGGCGAGGCGGCCGACCGACGTCTCTCCTAAGAGCTTCCAGCATTGCTCGGCCGTCAGGATGTCTGCTTGGGGTGCCACTGTATGTTCTCTCATCTGAGCGATTCTACGGAGACGCAAGCAGGTGAAACTAGGGTCCAAAGGCCCAACTACAAGGGTTCCACTGAACGGGCAGGGCCGATCGTGGGGTCGCCGGTGGAGGCGCTTGCCATCCCATAGTCCTCGATCATGGGGCATTGTTGCCTTTCGTCTGCTGAGCTGCCGCGGCTGCTCCAAGAACGTCAACTGTTGTCCACAGTCCTATGTCGCAACGACTTGGGACCACCCCTGGCCAAGGACGCCAGGGGTGGGTGCTGGAGGCGGCAGCCGAACACCGGCTACGGAGCTCAAGTGTGGTGCCATCCAGACTCGACGGTTAGGGACTTTTGACCCTGTGCAGCAACCTTCGCCGGAGTCGATCATTGAGCTGGAGAGACTCTGAGAAAAGCGAATGCGTAAGAAAGATGGATCAAGCAATGGAAGAAAAGACAGTCCACGAGGGTTCGCGCATCGTGGTCGGTGTGGACGGATCACCTGAGTCCGTGCTGGGTCTAAAATGGGCGCAAACACTGGCGCACGCACTGGATGCAACCATCACAGCCGTTACCGCCTGGCACATGGAAACAGTTTTTGGCTCGTACATCGTCCCTGATTGGGACCCGGACGAGGGGGCGCGCCAGATTCTCAAGGATGCCGTGCAGGAGGCTTTTGGAGGCAACCAGCCCGAGGGATTCCGCGGGGTGTGTATTCGCGGCACGCCGGCCAAAGTGTTGATGGAGCAGAGCAAGTCCGCACAGATGCTCATTGTTGGCTCCCGTGGACACGGCGGATTCGCAGGGATGCTGCTGGGCTCGGTCAGTTCGGCCTGCGCCGAACACGCAGGCTGTCCAGTCCTGGTGGTTCATGGTGAGAGGGATGCATTGAAGGTGCCGGCAATGGTGGGTGTGGGCCATGAGGATGGCCATGATCCCGTCGGCAACAGCTGAGGCGGCGAAGCCATCACAACGCTCCATCACAGCAGAAGTCCACCTCAGCGTTGAGCACGTTCTGCTCGATCTTGGGTCCACGAAACGATGCCTTGGCAGTGACGAGGCGGCGCTGGGAACGTAACTTTACATTCCCATATGGATCTTTTTGTTCGTCACAGCAGGGCTGTCCTTGTTCTTTGGGGCTACCACAAATTCGGTTGTCGTTGCTGTGATTTTGTTGGTGATTGTCGGTTTGGGGTTCAGCAATGAATTTCGCGCCGAACGTGCTGCCGAGGCCCTTCGTTCACGCGTTACGCATACGGTTCTGGCCCCCAGGGAAGGAACTCCTGCCAAATCGACGTCGTGAATTTAGTGCCCGGCAACATGGTTCGCTTGGGGGTGGGTGCCATCATTCCTGCGGACATCACATTGCCCGATGCACAGGACCACTTGCGTGATGAGAGCATCGTACGGGGACAGTGCCTGCTGGCGGATAAAGTCGCTGCACAAACCATTGGGGGTGGTCCCCTGGGAGAGATGTATTGCTGTCTCCCTACTGGGGACCGTGGTGCAGCCCGGCAGCTACTCAGGAGTCGTGGCCACCACCGGCGGTCGTGCTGAGCTCGGCAAGACTGCGCTGGGCTTGGGGGAGCGCCCGCCGCAAACGCAATTCCACAACGACTTCAAGCCGTTCTCGTTCCTCCTCTTGCAGGTGGCTGTTGTCCTGGCAACACTGGTCTTCATCGCTCACACGCTGCCGGAGCTTCTGCCCTCCTCGGGCGCAGTTGATCGTGGATGAACAGTACGACGCCGGAGCGCGTGTTGTTGCTGTGGCCTCACGGCAGTTTGTGGGTTTGCGCGGGGGCTCGGATGGTTTATTGAATCCATCGCCACCAGAACCCGCCGCGTCAAGTTCTTGCGCAGCCGCCCCACACGCCGTCTCGTTCTCCTTGCTTCTCTTGGCCATGACTGCGGTGTATTTGGTCCAGTTGAGGGCGCCAAGGGGGTGGGTTTTCTCCCGGCCCCGCCAACAGGTCCCAGAGGTTCGCCACCGCGGAACCGAGCGCCATGATCGCCGCCGGGCCGCTCGCTTCAGTGTTCCGGACCCTCTCGTCTCACCATGGCAAGCCCGCCACGAGCAATCGACAGAGGTGAATTAGGGTCTTTCGACTCTCCACCCATCACGCGGCGGGCCCTAGCGTTGGAGGCAGCACCGCAATTCTTCAAGGGCATAGTTCATCTCCAATGACACGCCATGAACTTGCATAAACGTAGAAAGGTCGATGACCAATGGTCTTTGAACCTCAGATAATGGTGGGGGTGGATGGTTCCCCCGCCAGTCGCGCTGCCCTCGAATGGGCAGCGCACCGGGCCCAACAACAAGGGCGGCCCCTCCTGCTGGTCCACTCCGTGCCGGACTACCTGGTCTCGCCGGAAGGCGTTGACTACCAGACTTTCCGGGCTGGCCTCCAAGGAATGCTGGATAGTGAAGCCAACAGGGTGCGCGGGTTGGTCCCGGCCGTGGAGGTGCGCAGCAGCCTCCAGTTTGGTGAGCCGGCCCGAGTGTTGGCTGAACTTTCCGCTCGATCCGTCATGGTGGTGGTCGGGACAGACAGAACGGCCGATGTTCAGGGTGAGAGATTCGGCACGCTAAATTTCCAACTTGCCATG includes:
- a CDS encoding GAF domain-containing sensor histidine kinase, translated to MWREVLRNRVEALREEFLSTAEELLTTQDHVQVLLSAVVSMAEDSGLDAVLDRIVCSACELVGARYGALGGMDGEESLSHFITTEFDPEQIGGIEDLPTAQGVFGDLIAVPAHHPSVKTFLSIPLRVRETVLGSLYLTEKVDGGEFSAEDEALCTALAAAAGVAIESARLFEATARRRQWLEAGVEANERILAGKDDSNEQILAVIAGHALAAADSALAIVALITPDRQRLICHTTAGAGTFTAGQEITLQPLLTKVLTTGVTSAVRTAAEVFGPGVTAQLGPALVVGLDLADLGPGLLILARPAGAVVYSQEDAETSILFSSRVALAVEMVHNRRERESLLVSEDRDRIARDLHDRVIQRIFAAGLSLQSLRQVITDEPSLRRVTSITRELDESIRELRETIYSLHHPQKLLEPLSRRVLSTISLLTLDASFKPRIELVGPLDGVISVAVAESLIAVVTEGLSNVVRHSDAVAVGVSVKVDHTMVTLEITDNGDGFANPDRMSGLANMKHRATALGGSCSIDSVLGQGTSLAWAVPRTQPTSRASS
- a CDS encoding SDR family NAD(P)-dependent oxidoreductase, giving the protein MKLDLSEGTTLITGASSGLGAEFARRFAARGSNLVLVARRAERLEELASELRAATNVHIEVLPADLGISGAAVALRNELEHRKIRITSLINNAGFASHGAFDQADPERMAGEMQLNVGAVVELSRAFMPQLLQGRGALIMVASTAAYQPTPGMAVYGATKAFVLSFTEALWAEARGTGLRVLAVSPGSTKTEFFDVVGTDEASVGKQQTPTQVIETAIRELDKANGRPSIVSGRLNHVTALSSRLLSRRALARTSARVLGDVRLAAPEAI
- a CDS encoding TetR/AcrR family transcriptional regulator, which produces MRIDSYHHGDLRRTLLEAAAASIETNGVEALSLRQLARDAGVSHAAPSRHFRDKQALLDALAEDGFNRLAASLDEATSGAATTSEEARRRFDDLARSYVGFALAQPTLLSLMFSLKHAPSARTELLAAGHASMELTMRVVVAAQEIGAIGPGDPQRIALVAFATFHGVATLTSGGLLDEVPAEDLVATASELFWNGLQP
- a CDS encoding zinc-dependent alcohol dehydrogenase family protein; its protein translation is MKALVYQGPGVKQWMEVPMPQVLNSGDVIVRIDTTTICGTDLHILKGDVPAVQVGRILGHEGVGTISETGTGVKDFAVGDRVIISCIKSCGHCVNCRTSLPSHCLGAEGAPGIGWIFGHLIDGTQAEYVRVPYADNSLHKLPDGVTDVQAVMLSDILPTGFEIGVLSGQVKPGDVVAVIGAGPVGLAAMMTAGLCGAATVIAIDVDHGRLEQAKAFGATDTVVSGASNWKEQVLALTDGAGVDVAIEAVGVPETFEMALDAVRPGGHVANVGVHGKAVELHLEELWIRNISITMGLVNANTTPMLLKLVASNKIPAERFATHFFPLDQMMEAYETFSNAATTKALKVVISRVD
- a CDS encoding pyridoxamine 5'-phosphate oxidase family protein; the protein is MREHTVAPQADILTAEQCWKLLGETSVGRLAVNVNGRPDVFPVNYEIDGESLIFRTGYGTKLHAIDEDANVAVEADAISAEFGIAWSVVIKGRAEHASPESLELNSTVRGLFPWQGVGKTHLIRIVPETVTGRRITLDASMTWNVPLAAAIRAGLE
- a CDS encoding universal stress protein, whose translation is MEEKTVHEGSRIVVGVDGSPESVLGLKWAQTLAHALDATITAVTAWHMETVFGSYIVPDWDPDEGARQILKDAVQEAFGGNQPEGFRGVCIRGTPAKVLMEQSKSAQMLIVGSRGHGGFAGMLLGSVSSACAEHAGCPVLVVHGERDALKVPAMVGVGHEDGHDPVGNS